In Carcharodon carcharias isolate sCarCar2 chromosome 3, sCarCar2.pri, whole genome shotgun sequence, a single window of DNA contains:
- the nrn1a gene encoding neuritin, which produces MGLTLNGVYLALTLAVQLAYLFHTVRAAGKCDAVFKGFSDCLLKLGDNVANYQQDMDDKQNVKTICAYWNDFHACATTAIADCQDGATDVWEKLKEDSKNLDFEGSLFDLCERNNSADAMVPQCFTLVVLTLSALLTWILI; this is translated from the exons ATGGGACTTACGTTGAACGGAGTGTACCTTGCACTTACTCTCGCTGTACAGCTCG CTTATCTGTTCCATACTGTGCGAGCCGCGGGGAAGTGCGAtgcagtatttaaagggttctcCGATTGTTTGCTAAAGCTGGGGGACAACGTGGCGAACTACCAGCAAGACATGGACGATAAGCAGAACGTGAAAACCATCTGCGC ATACTGGAACGATTTTCACGCATGCGCTACGACTGCCATCGCAGACTGTCAAGATGGAGCAACGGATGTTTGGGAAAAACTCAAAGAAGATTCCAAAAACCTGGATTTCGAAGGCAGTTTGTTTGATCTGTGCGAAAGGAATAACTCTGCAGACGCCATGGTTCCCCAGTGTTTCACCCTCGTTGTTTTAACATTGTCCGCCTTACTGACCTGGATTCTAATCTAG